From Laspinema palackyanum D2c, the proteins below share one genomic window:
- a CDS encoding DUF4347 domain-containing protein, with amino-acid sequence MPFLLPESTSPLYPIWENTSPREILFADPTVTGYETLIASTPAELQVVVLDPNRDAIAQISEILSHQKQPLDGLHILSHAQSGMLHLGNQVFTAETLPEAEISQWAKFLTSDADIQLYGCNLAADLGGFVDRLAAITGADIAASDNLTGNAALGGDWELEARTGAIEVQIPFSAEAIGAYQNVLAPQITLPSGNLTYTENGGFAILDPNATATDPNSPNFNGGTLTINFTSGATTDDILMIRNEGGGFNKIVAGIDSPGLNGIWYNSPTPFATFTGGTQGRPLTINFTTNATHAAVSALMRNISYGNISDKPLEGDRTVRFQVTGAPGGASIPVSKTINFTTANDAPLIAIPGASFPLYDSTNTPDTPNDQGFEYRTLPYRPIAATQNGPNLNTSGDRRDYAGYIARPDRIPLLDRNTGYNINFTAQILAEDHSIPSANTPNPDKNGDGLADRAGFSLIAISSDGKKGIEIGFWKDRIWVQEAGAAEPPAPPNPEYPLDTYTLFTHKLNSPESVTFPTTNTSVYQLEVLGETYQLLANGIRVISGKLRDYSNASRPSFLPANPYTTPNFIFFGDNTPSASAEFNLSAVSVTTGSSLLPLSVDEDTSVVIPGISVADADAGPNAITVTLTVNHGTLTVNSGVTGGLAATNINANGTNSVILTGTISQINQVLADTAGLIYQGFPNFNGPDTLTVIANDVGNGGGGALTDTKTVPITVNPVNDAPVLTLPTNQVVNQSINLSIPGISVADVDTGTQPLRVNLSATNGFLTLNNFLNLTFVNGDGTGDQSMSFTGTLAEINSALSILTYQSGANYSGADTINITVNDLGNTGKVAPLEVAGNIPITVNPKGVLTLNEHSVSQILDQFPPASTSLPDHTVWHRFRLSAVHEPIITNHLTFAVTATGIGNTNFSNLQLISDVNNNGIYDPGDLQVGTMEMPLDITDGIRVSSFTVPIGDNNYLLIGGLNGLQAGSTLSVGLNSSNIVAANGNSIPISANGTVTQAGHIVEAIVTQEIPPANNSGTIPPANNSGTIPPANNSGTIPPENNSGTIPPGNNSGTIP; translated from the coding sequence ATGCCATTTTTGCTCCCGGAATCTACAAGCCCCCTCTATCCCATCTGGGAAAACACCTCCCCCAGAGAAATTCTATTTGCTGACCCCACAGTGACTGGATATGAAACCCTCATCGCCAGTACCCCCGCAGAATTACAAGTTGTGGTGTTAGACCCCAACCGGGATGCGATCGCCCAAATTAGTGAGATTCTCTCCCATCAAAAACAACCCCTCGACGGACTTCATATTCTCTCTCATGCCCAATCCGGGATGTTACACTTGGGAAACCAGGTTTTCACCGCCGAAACCCTCCCAGAAGCGGAAATCTCTCAATGGGCAAAGTTCCTTACCTCTGATGCGGATATCCAACTCTACGGGTGCAATCTCGCCGCTGACTTGGGAGGATTTGTCGATCGCCTTGCCGCCATCACTGGGGCTGATATTGCCGCCAGTGATAACCTGACAGGTAACGCCGCTTTGGGGGGAGACTGGGAACTGGAAGCGCGCACAGGTGCGATTGAAGTGCAAATTCCCTTTTCTGCGGAGGCGATCGGCGCTTACCAGAATGTCCTCGCCCCCCAAATCACCCTCCCCAGCGGCAATCTCACCTATACCGAAAATGGGGGTTTTGCCATTCTTGACCCCAACGCCACTGCCACCGATCCTAACTCACCTAACTTCAACGGCGGCACCCTGACAATTAACTTTACCTCGGGTGCTACAACCGATGACATTTTGATGATTAGAAATGAAGGCGGCGGTTTCAACAAAATTGTAGCTGGTATTGACTCTCCAGGCCTCAACGGCATCTGGTACAACAGTCCCACACCCTTTGCCACCTTCACCGGGGGGACTCAAGGCAGACCTCTCACTATTAATTTCACCACGAATGCTACTCATGCCGCTGTTAGTGCCTTGATGCGGAACATTAGTTATGGCAATATTTCTGACAAGCCGTTAGAGGGCGATCGCACCGTTCGATTCCAAGTCACAGGTGCTCCCGGTGGTGCGAGTATTCCTGTCAGTAAAACCATCAATTTCACCACTGCAAACGATGCACCCCTGATTGCCATTCCCGGTGCATCTTTCCCCCTTTACGATAGCACGAATACCCCCGATACCCCCAATGACCAAGGTTTTGAGTACCGCACCTTACCCTATCGTCCGATCGCCGCCACCCAAAATGGGCCCAATCTTAATACAAGCGGCGATCGCCGTGATTACGCCGGTTATATTGCCCGACCTGACCGGATCCCCCTGCTAGACAGAAATACTGGCTACAACATCAACTTTACGGCCCAAATTCTGGCTGAAGACCATTCTATTCCTAGTGCAAATACTCCCAACCCAGACAAAAATGGCGATGGCCTTGCCGATCGCGCCGGTTTCAGCCTAATCGCCATCAGCAGCGATGGAAAAAAAGGCATAGAAATCGGGTTCTGGAAAGATAGAATCTGGGTCCAGGAGGCAGGTGCTGCCGAACCTCCCGCCCCACCTAACCCGGAATATCCCCTCGACACTTATACTCTATTCACCCACAAGCTTAACTCACCCGAAAGCGTCACTTTTCCCACGACAAATACGTCGGTTTATCAGTTAGAGGTGTTAGGAGAAACCTACCAACTCCTCGCCAATGGCATCCGGGTAATTAGTGGCAAACTGCGGGATTACAGTAACGCTAGTCGCCCAAGTTTTCTACCGGCAAATCCCTACACCACACCCAATTTTATCTTTTTTGGGGACAATACTCCTAGTGCCAGCGCTGAGTTTAATCTATCGGCAGTTTCTGTAACAACTGGCAGCAGTTTATTGCCTTTATCCGTGGATGAAGATACGTCAGTGGTAATTCCTGGAATTAGCGTCGCCGATGCAGATGCGGGACCTAATGCGATAACCGTCACCCTAACAGTTAATCATGGCACTCTCACAGTCAATTCAGGAGTAACTGGGGGTCTAGCAGCGACAAATATCAATGCTAATGGCACAAATAGCGTGATCCTCACTGGGACAATCAGCCAAATTAATCAAGTTCTAGCCGATACAGCCGGTCTGATTTATCAGGGTTTCCCCAATTTTAATGGCCCTGATACTCTCACCGTTATTGCCAATGATGTCGGTAACGGCGGTGGTGGGGCACTCACCGATACGAAAACCGTCCCTATTACTGTAAATCCGGTCAATGATGCCCCAGTTTTGACCCTGCCGACTAACCAAGTAGTTAATCAAAGCATAAATTTATCGATTCCTGGAATTAGCGTTGCTGATGTGGATACCGGGACCCAACCCCTGCGAGTGAATTTATCTGCTACCAATGGTTTCCTCACCTTAAATAATTTCCTCAATCTGACCTTTGTCAACGGTGATGGGACTGGGGATCAGTCGATGAGTTTTACCGGAACTCTAGCAGAGATTAATAGTGCTTTGAGTATCCTGACTTATCAAAGTGGTGCGAATTACTCCGGGGCCGATACGATTAATATTACGGTGAATGATTTGGGCAATACGGGTAAAGTCGCCCCCCTAGAAGTGGCGGGAAATATCCCAATAACCGTCAACCCGAAAGGGGTACTCACCCTGAATGAACATTCCGTCAGTCAAATATTAGACCAGTTTCCTCCTGCTTCTACTTCCCTCCCTGATCATACAGTTTGGCATCGGTTCCGTCTGAGTGCGGTTCATGAACCCATTATCACCAATCATCTGACTTTTGCAGTTACTGCCACGGGGATTGGAAATACCAATTTTAGCAATTTGCAGCTAATTTCCGATGTTAATAATAACGGTATTTATGATCCGGGAGATTTGCAGGTTGGAACGATGGAAATGCCGCTGGATATTACTGATGGGATTCGGGTGAGTTCCTTTACTGTGCCAATAGGAGATAACAATTATTTGCTCATTGGAGGGTTGAACGGGTTACAAGCAGGTTCTACTCTCTCTGTTGGTCTGAACAGTAGCAATATTGTAGCAGCCAATGGTAACTCTATCCCTATCTCTGCTAATGGTACGGTGACCCAGGCAGGACATATTGTTGAGGCGATCGTTACACAAGAGATTCCACCAGCAAATAATTCAGGGACAATTCCCCCAGCAAATAATTCAGGGACAATTCCCCCAGCAAATAATTCAGGGACAATTCCACCCGAAAATAATTCAGGGACAATTCCACCCGGAAATAATTCAGGGACAATTCCAC
- a CDS encoding S66 peptidase family protein — protein MASEIAGLNLNRVVPPALKPGDLLRAVAPSGALREQSVFEKGLEIWRSRGYRVELTAGYDNSWGYLAGTDRDRRQQLATAWQDPECRAILCVRGGYGGARILEDWTWTPETSPPKWLIGFSDITSLLWSLSKTGIVGVHGPLLTTIAAEPDWTLSRLFDFVEGKTIPPLQGNGWGNGSATGYLLPANLTVATHLLGTSAQPVLDGAILAFEDVGEAPYRIDRMLTQWRMMGALTGVRGIALGRFSQCDTLASKSSFTVSEVLRDRLVDLDIPIVSDLPFGHDGENAALPVGVPVELNGDRGSLSILAG, from the coding sequence ATGGCATCGGAAATCGCGGGGTTAAATTTGAATCGAGTTGTGCCACCGGCATTAAAACCGGGGGATTTGTTGCGGGCAGTTGCCCCTAGTGGGGCTCTGCGAGAGCAGTCGGTGTTTGAGAAGGGGCTAGAGATTTGGCGATCGCGCGGGTATCGCGTGGAACTGACTGCGGGTTATGACAACAGTTGGGGATATTTGGCAGGCACCGATCGCGATCGGCGTCAACAACTCGCCACCGCATGGCAAGACCCTGAGTGTCGCGCTATCCTCTGCGTCCGAGGCGGATATGGGGGGGCCCGAATTTTAGAAGATTGGACCTGGACCCCAGAAACCTCCCCGCCCAAATGGTTAATCGGATTTTCCGACATTACCAGCTTGTTATGGAGTCTAAGTAAAACCGGCATCGTCGGAGTGCATGGTCCCCTCCTCACCACGATCGCCGCTGAACCCGATTGGACCCTTTCCCGCTTATTTGATTTTGTCGAAGGCAAGACAATCCCCCCTCTCCAAGGCAATGGATGGGGAAATGGTAGCGCCACAGGATATTTACTCCCCGCCAATCTCACCGTTGCCACCCACCTTTTAGGCACTTCCGCCCAACCTGTGTTAGATGGAGCCATTTTAGCCTTTGAGGATGTGGGAGAAGCCCCCTATCGCATTGATCGGATGCTGACTCAATGGCGGATGATGGGTGCATTAACGGGAGTGAGGGGAATTGCATTAGGCAGATTTAGTCAATGTGATACGTTAGCCAGTAAGTCCAGTTTTACCGTGAGCGAAGTCTTGCGCGATCGCCTGGTAGATTTAGACATTCCCATTGTCTCAGATTTACCCTTCGGACATGATGGCGAAAATGCTGCCTTGCCTGTCGGAGTCCCGGTGGAGTTAAATGGGGATCGAGGGAGTTTAAGTATTTTAGCGGGTTAA
- a CDS encoding HEAT repeat domain-containing protein: MIAYHPVLLLITTLTGLGDFTSAEGGSLIHQIPATVTSQTLSLGEIPRTPVPGDLPSLRDRAPTQTTPDPSGSLSPHPELPIRATPEPLELAQNQPEPATKPERPPRNRFSRKDLFWLLLLSFGTLAFAGIFAGGFYLLTHSSEAVDDEEGEEIPESPEGFKDPPDQFSESEMGPQPELESPVLEKREPVDQAPVPPHHGNGYNERAIEPSPKLPPSSGIPPTPPPPEEGLARSEPPQLAKIDAIETLIEELQSRVPTQRRKAIWELGQKGDSRAMQPLVTLLMDSDSRQRSLILASLAEIGNRTLQPMNRALILSLQDSNPEVRKNAIRDLTRIYDLVSQTSQLLRHASEDSDPEVREAAQWALSQLNRLRPGANSESRSSLQNWSPPTETYPEDIP, translated from the coding sequence ATGATCGCCTACCATCCCGTTTTATTACTGATTACTACTTTAACCGGCCTGGGAGATTTTACCAGTGCCGAAGGTGGGAGTTTGATTCATCAAATCCCAGCCACTGTTACATCCCAAACTCTCTCCCTGGGAGAGATTCCACGGACTCCAGTCCCCGGGGATCTGCCCTCGCTTCGCGATCGCGCCCCAACTCAGACTACTCCGGACCCCTCTGGGAGTCTATCCCCCCATCCGGAGTTGCCGATTAGGGCAACCCCGGAACCCCTGGAACTGGCCCAAAATCAACCCGAACCCGCCACCAAACCTGAACGCCCTCCCAGAAATCGTTTTAGCCGAAAAGACCTTTTCTGGCTGTTACTGCTGAGTTTCGGGACTCTTGCCTTTGCCGGAATCTTTGCGGGGGGCTTTTATTTGCTTACCCATTCCAGTGAAGCAGTTGATGATGAAGAAGGGGAGGAAATACCCGAGAGTCCTGAAGGGTTCAAGGACCCACCGGATCAGTTTTCAGAATCAGAAATGGGTCCCCAACCCGAGTTGGAATCTCCGGTGTTAGAGAAGCGGGAGCCAGTTGACCAGGCCCCAGTGCCACCCCATCACGGCAATGGCTACAACGAGAGGGCGATAGAACCCTCCCCCAAACTCCCTCCATCATCAGGGATTCCCCCTACTCCCCCTCCTCCAGAAGAAGGGTTAGCCCGGAGTGAACCCCCTCAGCTTGCCAAAATTGATGCGATCGAAACCTTAATCGAAGAGTTGCAAAGTCGAGTCCCGACTCAACGACGCAAAGCGATTTGGGAACTCGGACAAAAGGGGGACTCTCGGGCGATGCAACCCTTGGTTACTTTATTAATGGATTCCGATTCTCGGCAGCGCAGTTTAATCCTGGCATCCTTGGCGGAAATCGGAAATCGGACACTGCAACCGATGAATCGCGCTTTGATTCTGTCCCTGCAAGATAGCAATCCGGAAGTGCGTAAAAATGCGATTCGGGATTTAACCCGCATCTATGATTTAGTCTCCCAAACCAGTCAACTCCTGCGCCACGCTTCGGAAGATTCCGATCCCGAGGTCCGAGAAGCGGCACAGTGGGCCTTATCCCAACTCAATCGCCTCCGTCCCGGTGCTAATTCTGAATCCCGTTCTTCGTTACAAAATTGGTCCCCTCCAACGGAAACTTATCCAGAAGATATTCCGTAG
- a CDS encoding DMT family transporter — protein sequence MQLKLTESKFSFTPLLMIAPFFLWGTAMVAMKGTLTSTTPLFMAGVRLVPAGLLVLAVGAIAGRPQPRGWQAWLWISLFAAVDGFLFQGFLAEGLVKTGAGLGSVMIDSQPLAVALLSAWLFGEIIGGWGFLGLGLGILGISLIGLPDAWIWGLFNGSFTVPPLQLSGLFQSGEWLMLLAALSMAAGTIMVRFVCRYADPVVATGWHMIIGGLPLWMLSGLTESEQWVHLDWNGWMALGYSTVFGSAIAYGLFFYFASKGNLTSLSSLTFMTPVFAILFGNLFLSETLSGLQWSGVILTLISIYLINQREQLPAGAIATLTQKLRTSRASTRYIPSSEHPSSEPIPVLKGSEGHPVEIPIQLRVSDSEG from the coding sequence ATGCAACTCAAATTAACAGAATCTAAATTCTCATTCACGCCCCTATTAATGATTGCTCCATTTTTCCTCTGGGGTACGGCAATGGTGGCGATGAAAGGCACCCTCACCAGTACCACACCCCTGTTTATGGCGGGGGTGCGGTTAGTTCCAGCGGGACTGTTGGTGTTGGCCGTAGGGGCGATCGCCGGACGTCCTCAACCCCGGGGATGGCAAGCCTGGTTATGGATTTCCCTCTTTGCCGCCGTCGATGGGTTCCTATTTCAAGGGTTTCTCGCGGAAGGATTAGTCAAAACGGGTGCCGGTTTGGGTTCGGTGATGATTGACTCCCAACCCCTCGCGGTGGCCCTGTTGAGTGCATGGCTGTTTGGAGAAATCATTGGAGGCTGGGGTTTTCTGGGGTTGGGACTGGGTATTCTGGGTATTAGTCTGATTGGTTTACCCGATGCCTGGATTTGGGGCTTGTTTAACGGTTCCTTCACAGTACCGCCCCTGCAACTTTCCGGGTTATTTCAGAGTGGCGAATGGTTAATGCTATTGGCGGCCCTGTCAATGGCAGCGGGGACAATTATGGTACGATTTGTATGCCGTTATGCTGATCCAGTTGTTGCTACAGGCTGGCACATGATTATTGGGGGCTTGCCGTTGTGGATGTTGTCAGGACTCACGGAATCTGAGCAGTGGGTGCATTTAGACTGGAATGGGTGGATGGCATTGGGTTACTCTACCGTCTTTGGATCGGCGATCGCCTATGGCTTATTTTTCTACTTTGCTTCCAAGGGGAACCTCACCAGTCTGAGTTCCCTAACCTTTATGACCCCAGTTTTTGCCATTCTCTTCGGGAATCTATTTTTATCCGAAACCCTCTCTGGGTTACAGTGGAGTGGTGTTATCCTCACTCTGATTAGCATCTACCTGATTAATCAACGCGAACAACTCCCTGCCGGTGCGATCGCAACTTTGACCCAGAAACTCAGAACATCCCGTGCATCCACTCGCTACATCCCCAGTAGCGAACATCCCTCATCGGAACCGATCCCCGTCTTGAAAGGGTCGGAAGGTCACCCGGTTGAAATTCCCATTCAACTTCGAGTTTCAGATTCAGAAGGTTAA
- the sppA gene encoding signal peptide peptidase SppA encodes MIWPFRKFRKKIARIEINGAINGTTRKTVLAALKTIEERKFPALLLRIDSPGGTVGDSQEIYKALKRLSQTVKIVASFGNISASGGVYIGMGAPHIVANPGTITGSIGVILRGNNLERLLEKVGVSFQVIKSGPYKDILSFDRELTPPEQEILQEMIDTSYLQFVQTIADERSLSVEQVKSFADGRIFTGEQAVELGVVDRLGTEEDARIWAAELAGLDPKKTECYTLEDRKPLLNRLLASTLGSKGVLAGIDWFEFEISHNGQPLWLYRP; translated from the coding sequence ATGATTTGGCCTTTTCGGAAATTTCGGAAAAAAATTGCTCGTATTGAAATTAACGGTGCTATTAACGGGACAACCCGTAAAACGGTGCTTGCCGCCCTCAAAACCATAGAAGAGAGAAAATTTCCAGCCTTACTCTTACGGATTGATAGCCCTGGAGGGACCGTTGGGGACTCCCAGGAAATTTACAAAGCCCTGAAACGACTGAGCCAAACCGTAAAAATCGTCGCTAGTTTTGGGAATATTTCCGCATCCGGTGGGGTTTACATCGGCATGGGTGCTCCGCATATCGTCGCGAATCCGGGTACGATTACAGGAAGCATTGGGGTGATTCTCCGGGGAAATAACTTAGAACGACTGCTCGAAAAAGTCGGCGTTTCCTTCCAAGTGATTAAATCGGGACCTTACAAAGACATTTTGAGTTTTGACCGGGAACTGACGCCACCGGAACAAGAAATACTCCAAGAGATGATCGATACCAGTTATCTCCAGTTCGTCCAAACCATTGCGGATGAACGATCCCTGAGTGTAGAGCAGGTGAAAAGTTTTGCCGATGGGCGGATTTTTACGGGAGAACAAGCCGTGGAATTGGGAGTCGTAGACCGATTAGGGACTGAGGAAGATGCCCGAATCTGGGCCGCAGAACTCGCGGGTCTTGACCCTAAAAAAACTGAGTGTTACACCTTGGAGGACCGCAAACCGCTCTTAAATCGTTTGCTGGCAAGCACCTTGGGTTCTAAGGGTGTTTTAGCTGGGATCGATTGGTTTGAATTTGAGATTTCTCATAATGGACAGCCCCTTTGGTTGTATCGACCATAA
- the aroH gene encoding chorismate mutase — protein sequence MEWTVKAIRGAITASDNTIEAIREAVNELLDELEARNKLDPELIISATFSVTRDLDAIFPAAIARQRPNWENVPLLDVQHMYVQGDLERCIRFLIHVNVASPHTEIYHPYLRHAKNLRPDLSFTSVGEW from the coding sequence GTGGAGTGGACAGTTAAGGCAATTCGTGGAGCAATTACAGCCTCGGACAATACGATTGAGGCGATTCGAGAGGCGGTGAATGAACTGCTTGACGAATTAGAAGCCCGAAATAAGCTGGATCCCGAGTTAATTATTAGTGCGACTTTTTCCGTGACGCGGGATTTGGATGCGATTTTCCCAGCAGCGATCGCCCGTCAACGGCCCAACTGGGAAAATGTCCCGTTGTTGGATGTGCAGCATATGTACGTTCAGGGAGATTTAGAGCGATGTATTCGATTTTTGATTCATGTCAACGTTGCCTCACCCCACACAGAGATTTATCATCCCTATCTGCGTCATGCGAAAAATCTTAGACCGGATTTGAGTTTTACCTCTGTTGGGGAATGGTGA
- the crtR gene encoding beta-carotene hydroxylase — protein MPEAMPPRTVPKELLGPPGDFNPTLLMFFGALALIALSTLGYWRLDWPEWCCFCTNVLALHLAGTVIHDASHNVAHRDRLMNAILGHGSALMLGFAFPVFTRVHHQHHANVNDPENDPDHFVSTGGPLWLIAARFFYHEIFFFKRRLWRKYELLEWFLSRLFVATIVYVACQYDCLGYILNFWFSPALVVGLALGLFFDYLPHRPFTERDRWKNARIYASPILNILILGQNYHLIHHLWPSIPWYYYQRAYRETRPLLEAKGSPLCLGIFQGKDFWSFLYDVVLGIRFHHRHRGDRKLEKV, from the coding sequence ATGCCAGAGGCGATGCCGCCCCGAACTGTTCCGAAAGAGTTACTGGGGCCTCCCGGCGACTTCAATCCGACCCTGCTGATGTTTTTTGGCGCACTCGCCTTGATCGCGCTCTCGACCTTGGGATACTGGCGGCTAGACTGGCCCGAATGGTGCTGTTTTTGTACGAATGTTCTGGCCCTGCATTTGGCGGGGACGGTGATTCACGATGCTTCCCATAATGTGGCCCACCGCGATCGCCTCATGAACGCCATCTTAGGTCATGGCAGCGCCTTGATGCTGGGATTTGCCTTCCCTGTGTTTACTCGGGTTCATCATCAGCATCACGCCAATGTCAATGACCCGGAGAATGACCCGGACCACTTTGTTTCCACTGGGGGTCCCCTATGGCTAATTGCGGCGCGGTTTTTTTACCACGAGATCTTTTTCTTTAAACGGCGACTGTGGCGCAAATATGAGCTGTTGGAATGGTTTTTGAGCCGCTTGTTTGTAGCAACTATTGTCTATGTGGCTTGCCAATATGACTGTTTGGGCTACATTCTCAATTTTTGGTTTTCTCCGGCGTTAGTGGTGGGGTTGGCCCTGGGATTGTTTTTTGATTATCTGCCCCATCGACCCTTTACAGAACGCGATCGCTGGAAAAATGCCCGGATTTATGCCAGTCCCATTCTCAATATCCTAATCTTGGGACAGAATTACCATCTGATTCACCATCTCTGGCCCTCGATTCCCTGGTACTACTACCAGCGCGCTTATCGGGAAACCCGACCCCTTTTAGAAGCGAAAGGATCGCCTTTGTGTCTGGGAATTTTCCAGGGAAAAGACTTTTGGAGTTTCCTGTACGATGTGGTTCTGGGGATTCGGTTTCATCACCGGCATCGTGGCGATCGCAAACTCGAAAAAGTTTAA
- the pyk gene encoding pyruvate kinase: MQFRNFLRRTKIVATIGPATSQPDILRELIEAGATTLRLNFSHGTHEDHQRSIRLIRQTSFELNQPVGILQDLQGPKIRLGKFEEGSIYLQKGDPFILTSRFLSCNQNIACVTYPPLADEVPEGATILLDDGRVEMRVEKVDRVTRELHCRTVVSGTLSNNKGVNFPGVYLSIKALTEKDREDLLFGLDQGVDWVALSFVRNPQDILEIKELISASGKNVPVIAKIEKHEAVEQMEAILPLCDGIMVARGDLGVEIPAEEVPIVQKRLIATCNRLGIPVITATQMLDSMVHSPRATRAEISDVANAILDGTDAVMLSNETAVGKHPIEAVATMARIACRIEHDQTIGQGSAYDRSRSIPNAISQAVVKIAQQLDAGAIMTLTKSGATARNVSKFRPQTPILAVTPHVDVARQLQLVWGVKPLLVLDLPSTGQTFQAAINVALEKDLLQEGDLVVMTAGTLQGVSGSTDLVKVEVVTAVLGKGIGLGQGSVSGRARVAQTALDVGNFGPGEILVAPRTNADYIDAIRKASGIVTEDESLTSHAAVIGLRLGVPVIVGVKNATQLIREGAILTMDMERGLVYSGAMSQTDTVLTT; encoded by the coding sequence ATGCAATTCCGAAACTTTCTGCGTCGAACCAAAATTGTCGCTACCATAGGCCCTGCTACCAGTCAGCCGGACATCCTCCGAGAACTGATTGAAGCCGGTGCAACCACCCTGCGACTCAATTTCTCCCACGGGACCCACGAAGATCATCAGCGAAGCATTCGCCTGATCCGACAGACCTCGTTTGAACTCAATCAGCCGGTAGGAATTCTCCAAGACCTCCAGGGCCCTAAAATTCGCCTGGGCAAGTTTGAAGAAGGGTCAATTTACCTGCAAAAAGGTGACCCCTTCATTTTGACCAGCCGATTCCTGTCCTGCAACCAAAACATTGCCTGCGTCACCTATCCACCCCTCGCCGATGAAGTTCCTGAAGGGGCCACAATCCTCCTGGATGATGGTCGCGTCGAAATGCGGGTGGAGAAGGTGGACCGGGTGACCCGAGAACTCCACTGTCGCACGGTGGTCAGTGGGACCCTCTCCAACAACAAGGGGGTGAACTTCCCCGGGGTCTACCTGTCTATCAAGGCCCTCACGGAAAAAGACCGGGAAGATTTACTCTTTGGTCTGGATCAAGGGGTGGATTGGGTGGCCCTGAGTTTTGTTCGCAATCCCCAGGACATTCTCGAAATCAAAGAATTAATCTCCGCTAGTGGCAAAAACGTTCCGGTGATTGCCAAAATTGAAAAGCACGAAGCGGTGGAACAAATGGAAGCCATTCTCCCCTTATGCGATGGCATTATGGTGGCGCGGGGGGACCTGGGCGTAGAAATTCCCGCTGAGGAAGTCCCGATTGTTCAAAAACGCTTGATTGCCACCTGCAACCGTTTGGGGATTCCGGTGATTACGGCAACCCAAATGTTGGACAGTATGGTGCATAGCCCCCGGGCGACTCGGGCGGAGATTTCTGACGTAGCCAATGCTATCCTCGATGGTACTGATGCGGTGATGCTCTCCAATGAAACGGCTGTAGGGAAACATCCCATTGAGGCGGTGGCAACGATGGCCCGAATTGCCTGTCGCATTGAACATGATCAGACGATTGGTCAGGGTTCTGCTTACGATCGCAGTCGTTCGATTCCCAATGCCATTAGTCAAGCGGTGGTCAAAATTGCTCAACAACTGGATGCCGGGGCGATTATGACCTTGACCAAATCCGGGGCCACTGCCCGAAATGTCTCGAAGTTCCGTCCCCAAACCCCGATTCTGGCAGTGACCCCTCATGTGGATGTGGCCCGCCAGTTGCAATTGGTTTGGGGGGTTAAACCCTTGTTAGTTTTAGATTTACCTTCCACTGGACAAACGTTCCAAGCGGCCATTAATGTGGCCCTGGAAAAAGACCTGCTGCAAGAAGGAGACTTGGTGGTGATGACTGCGGGTACTCTCCAAGGGGTTTCGGGTTCGACGGACCTGGTTAAGGTGGAAGTGGTGACGGCGGTCCTCGGTAAGGGGATCGGTTTGGGTCAAGGTTCGGTGAGTGGTCGGGCGCGAGTGGCGCAGACTGCCCTGGATGTGGGCAATTTTGGTCCCGGGGAAATTCTCGTGGCCCCGCGCACCAATGCGGATTATATTGATGCGATTCGCAAAGCGTCGGGAATTGTCACCGAAGATGAGAGTTTGACTTCTCATGCGGCGGTGATCGGGTTGCGCTTAGGTGTTCCGGTGATTGTTGGGGTCAAGAATGCCACGCAGTTGATTCGCGAAGGGGCGATTCTAACGATGGATATGGAGCGTGGGTTGGTTTACTCCGGTGCAATGTCCCAAACTGATACCGTTTTGACGACTTGA